A window from Deinococcus aquiradiocola encodes these proteins:
- a CDS encoding EAL domain-containing protein codes for MTSPARVALPLESPLEPAGLSILIVDDTPEDAEHYIRLLGQAPGVSFTFRHAELGEDGLRLLQEQVPDCLLLDYHLPDMTGLEFLREMRGRCPVILLTGMGDEAIAVAALQAGAQDYLVKSQIVAQTFGRAVQRAQEKFLLERALDLAHTRMSALLSSVREGMVALSPDLTVLYHNPAARVLLHWENGERLPAWVTDLPVFRSGVQDVMRDEPVPPAEVRCGDTWLELQLQRQTEGLTLTLRDVTQRRLEVERLRLLESVAVTAREAVVIAEANPTLDPGPKVVYVNRAFTRMTGYAPEDIVGLTPRILQGPLSDRRTLDRVRDRLARWQTVDETLLNYDKSGRPFWVHLSITPVADETGWYTHWVSVQRDVTEERRQQERERLRREVLEMAAEFRPVPDILDAVCRKLEISLPEVVTTAWLRSGETLTLAASGNAAPSDLREALRRGAGVVVIGEGQGATARAVQERTLVVVEDVQATPGELRSGAAGLLGELGLHGVWSVPILSAQPGREPFGALTVFTWQSRRPPTPEELTVLQDAASLAALILESMTAHQEVQRQALYDSLTGLPNRSLFLEHLQRQLNETPRHRQRVAVGLMDLNRFKTINDTLGHSAGDALLVQVAERLRATFRPSDIVARMGGDEFTLMLPFTSDVERFRQGIEARLRECFTAPFVVQGQQVFVTGSLGLAITPDHGHDREQLLSAADVAMYAAKRTNQGLQVYDPSGDAHDASQVTLESDLYRALERGELELHYQPIYRAGRRELVGAEALIRWNHARCGMISPAKFIPLAESTGLIVPIGRWVLREACRQLVRWRERAPHLTLSVNLSARQFWQPELVRTVQDAMRDMGAPPEGLVLEITESVLMDVPDAQQTLTRLKGLGVRLSLDDFGTGYSSLSYLHRFPLDALKIDRSFVIGVRPESDGTAETIIRSVMVMAHSLNLSVTTEGIETEHQARFIEDLNGDLLQGFLLSRPLPVAAFGALLP; via the coding sequence ATGACCTCTCCCGCCCGTGTCGCGCTGCCGCTGGAGTCGCCGCTGGAACCGGCGGGGCTCAGCATCCTGATCGTGGACGACACGCCGGAAGACGCCGAGCACTACATACGGCTGCTGGGACAGGCGCCGGGCGTGTCGTTCACGTTCCGCCACGCCGAACTCGGCGAGGATGGCCTGCGCCTGCTGCAGGAGCAGGTACCGGACTGCCTGCTGCTCGATTACCATCTCCCGGACATGACGGGCCTGGAGTTCCTGCGCGAGATGCGGGGCCGTTGCCCGGTCATCCTGCTGACCGGCATGGGCGACGAGGCGATCGCCGTCGCGGCGCTGCAAGCGGGCGCGCAGGACTACCTCGTGAAGAGCCAGATCGTCGCGCAGACCTTCGGCCGGGCCGTGCAGCGCGCCCAGGAGAAGTTCCTGCTGGAACGCGCCCTCGACCTCGCGCACACCCGGATGAGTGCGCTGCTGTCCAGCGTTCGAGAGGGCATGGTGGCCCTCTCGCCGGACCTGACAGTGCTGTACCACAACCCGGCTGCCCGCGTCCTGCTGCACTGGGAGAACGGTGAGCGGCTGCCCGCATGGGTCACGGACCTGCCTGTCTTCCGGAGCGGCGTGCAGGACGTCATGCGGGACGAACCCGTGCCGCCCGCCGAGGTGAGGTGCGGCGACACCTGGCTCGAACTGCAGCTGCAGCGGCAGACGGAGGGCCTGACCCTCACCCTGCGCGACGTGACGCAGCGCCGCCTGGAGGTCGAACGCCTGCGCCTGCTGGAGTCGGTGGCCGTCACGGCGCGCGAGGCCGTCGTGATCGCCGAGGCGAATCCCACCCTCGACCCCGGCCCGAAAGTCGTGTACGTGAACCGCGCCTTCACCCGCATGACCGGCTACGCGCCCGAGGACATCGTCGGCCTCACGCCGCGCATCCTGCAGGGTCCGCTCTCGGACCGCCGGACGCTGGACCGCGTCCGGGACCGGCTCGCCCGCTGGCAGACCGTCGACGAGACGCTTCTCAACTACGACAAGAGCGGCAGACCCTTCTGGGTGCACCTGAGCATCACGCCCGTCGCGGACGAGACCGGGTGGTACACGCACTGGGTCAGCGTGCAGCGCGACGTGACCGAGGAGCGCCGCCAGCAGGAACGCGAACGCCTGCGGCGTGAGGTGCTGGAGATGGCAGCGGAATTCCGGCCCGTGCCGGACATCCTCGATGCCGTGTGCCGCAAGCTGGAGATCAGCCTCCCGGAGGTCGTCACGACCGCGTGGCTGCGGTCGGGGGAGACGCTCACGCTCGCCGCGAGCGGCAACGCTGCTCCGTCGGACCTGCGTGAGGCGCTGCGGCGCGGTGCGGGCGTCGTCGTCATCGGCGAAGGTCAGGGCGCCACGGCCCGGGCCGTGCAGGAGCGTACGCTCGTGGTGGTGGAGGACGTGCAGGCGACGCCCGGCGAGCTGCGATCCGGCGCGGCGGGACTGCTCGGGGAGCTCGGTCTGCACGGCGTGTGGAGCGTGCCGATCCTGTCGGCGCAGCCGGGACGTGAACCGTTCGGCGCACTGACCGTCTTCACCTGGCAGTCGCGGCGGCCCCCCACCCCGGAGGAACTCACGGTCCTGCAGGACGCCGCGAGTCTCGCTGCCCTCATCCTGGAGAGCATGACTGCGCACCAGGAAGTCCAGCGGCAGGCGCTGTACGACAGCCTGACCGGCCTGCCGAACCGGTCGCTGTTTCTCGAGCACCTGCAGCGCCAGCTGAATGAAACGCCACGGCACAGGCAGCGCGTCGCGGTCGGCCTGATGGACCTCAACCGCTTCAAGACCATCAACGACACGCTCGGGCACTCTGCCGGGGACGCGCTCCTCGTGCAGGTCGCCGAACGCCTGCGCGCCACGTTCCGGCCGTCCGACATCGTGGCCCGGATGGGCGGCGACGAGTTCACCTTGATGCTGCCGTTCACGAGCGACGTCGAACGTTTCCGGCAGGGCATCGAGGCGCGGCTGCGCGAGTGCTTCACGGCGCCCTTCGTGGTGCAGGGCCAGCAGGTGTTCGTGACAGGCAGCCTCGGCCTTGCCATCACGCCCGACCACGGCCACGACCGCGAGCAACTGCTCAGCGCGGCGGACGTCGCCATGTACGCCGCGAAACGCACCAACCAGGGCCTGCAGGTGTACGACCCGAGCGGCGACGCGCACGACGCGTCCCAGGTCACGCTGGAATCGGACCTCTACCGCGCCCTCGAACGCGGGGAGCTGGAACTGCACTACCAGCCGATCTACCGTGCGGGCAGACGCGAGCTGGTCGGCGCGGAGGCCCTGATCCGCTGGAATCACGCGCGCTGCGGCATGATCAGCCCTGCGAAGTTCATTCCCCTCGCGGAGAGCACCGGTCTGATCGTTCCGATCGGGAGGTGGGTGCTGCGTGAAGCGTGTCGGCAGCTGGTGCGCTGGCGTGAGCGCGCGCCGCACCTCACCCTCAGTGTGAACCTCAGTGCGCGGCAGTTCTGGCAGCCGGAACTCGTGCGGACCGTGCAGGACGCCATGCGGGACATGGGCGCCCCGCCGGAGGGACTGGTGCTTGAGATCACCGAGAGCGTCCTGATGGACGTGCCCGACGCGCAGCAGACGCTCACGCGCCTGAAGGGCCTGGGCGTCCGGCTCAGCCTTGACGACTTCGGGACCGGGTACAGCAGCCTCAGTTACCTGCACCGGTTTCCGCTCGACGCCCTCAAGATCGACCGCTCCTTCGTGATCGGCGTGCGGCCCGAGTCGGACGGGACGGCCGAGACGATCATCCGCAGCGTCATGGTGATGGCGCATTCCCTGAACCTCAGCGTCACCACCGAGGGCATCGAGACGGAGCATCAGGCCCGGTTCATCGAGGACCTGAACGGCGATCTGCTGCAGGGTTTCCTGCTCTCCCGGCCGCTGCCTGTCGCAGCGTTCGGGGCCCTGCTGCCCTGA
- a CDS encoding response regulator: MSEPLRVLLVDDNPADLHLAELAFEEHRAVAQVVTRDSGPAALTYLRDPTTPLPHVVMLDLNMPMMNGFEVLEAIRTDPHLQHLSVVILSTSDADSDVKRAYSMFASSYMLKQDSFSDFIAQIDQFVTYWRQCQFAHVPKS, translated from the coding sequence ATGAGTGAGCCACTGCGCGTCCTGCTGGTCGATGACAACCCCGCCGACCTCCACCTCGCCGAACTCGCCTTCGAGGAACACCGCGCCGTCGCGCAGGTCGTCACGCGCGACAGCGGCCCCGCCGCCCTCACGTACCTGCGCGACCCGACCACGCCCCTCCCGCACGTCGTGATGCTCGACCTGAACATGCCGATGATGAACGGCTTCGAGGTGCTCGAAGCCATCCGCACCGACCCGCACCTGCAGCACCTGTCGGTCGTGATCCTGTCCACCTCGGACGCCGACAGCGACGTCAAACGCGCCTACAGCATGTTCGCCAGTTCCTACATGCTGAAGCAGGACAGCTTCTCGGACTTCATCGCGCAGATCGACCAGTTCGTCACGTACTGGCGGCAGTGCCAGTTCGCGCACGTCCCGAAATCCTGA
- a CDS encoding beta-galactosidase, which translates to MTFDFKDGLIYGADYNPEQWSPQVWRDDVRLMQEAGVNLVSLGIFSWAQLEPREGEYDFAWLDEVMDLLHEGGVRVNLATATASPPPWLSLRYPASRPVTADGVRLEVGARQLYCPSDQDFRARAARLVREIAARYGTHPALRLWHVGNEYGCHIDQCFCEQCAAAFQAWLRERYGTLEALNHAWGTAFWSQRYGAWAEVQPPRRAPTFTNPSQGLDWRRFSSDNLLSLYRMERDALREVTPDVPLTTNFLGFLKGLDYFRWAQEEDVASLDAYPDPAGDAPHLEAGIAFDLTRSLRGGQRWILMEQATGAVNWRARNAPKRPGMMRALSHQALAHGADGIMFFQWRASVAGAEKYHSGMVGHVPPERSRVWREARDFGQELRTLGFLKGARVRARVGVMFDWSSWWALEQASQPAETPLMPQVQAWYAALRGLGVNVDFVPPDGDLSRYDVMTLPQQYLLGRADSERLRAYVRDGGTLVMGPYSAVVDEHDHVMPGGYPGLLQDVLGAWVEEWVPLQDGGTNHVTWADSGERTVAGQWCEVLHADGAEVLATFGEDYFAGGAAVTRHAFGQGRAYYLGTQLPHGSLQTLLAGALDAAGVPTALLPAHLDVTVSDVDGARLLHVVNMHPAQHVHLHVPGGRDAARPAETLESLSLAPYGVQIVQCPATFEVSDLRVTEAQTAPRPV; encoded by the coding sequence ATGACATTCGATTTCAAGGACGGCCTGATCTACGGCGCAGACTACAACCCGGAGCAGTGGTCGCCGCAGGTGTGGCGGGACGACGTGCGGCTGATGCAGGAGGCGGGCGTGAACCTCGTGTCGCTGGGGATCTTCTCGTGGGCGCAGCTGGAACCGCGTGAGGGCGAGTACGACTTCGCGTGGCTGGACGAGGTGATGGACCTGCTGCACGAGGGCGGCGTGCGCGTGAACCTCGCGACGGCCACCGCGTCCCCGCCGCCGTGGCTGTCGCTGCGCTACCCGGCGTCGCGGCCCGTCACGGCGGACGGGGTGCGGCTGGAGGTCGGCGCGCGGCAGCTGTACTGCCCGAGCGATCAGGACTTCCGCGCGCGGGCCGCCCGGCTCGTGCGGGAGATCGCCGCGCGGTACGGGACGCACCCGGCCCTGCGGCTGTGGCACGTCGGCAACGAGTACGGCTGTCACATCGACCAGTGTTTCTGCGAGCAGTGCGCGGCCGCCTTCCAGGCGTGGCTGCGCGAGCGGTACGGGACGCTGGAAGCCCTGAACCACGCGTGGGGCACGGCGTTCTGGAGTCAGCGGTACGGGGCGTGGGCGGAGGTGCAGCCGCCGCGCCGCGCACCGACCTTCACGAACCCCTCCCAGGGCCTCGACTGGCGGCGCTTCTCGAGCGACAACCTGCTGTCGCTGTACCGGATGGAGCGTGACGCGCTGCGCGAGGTGACGCCGGACGTGCCGCTCACCACGAACTTCCTGGGGTTCCTGAAGGGCCTGGATTACTTCCGGTGGGCGCAGGAGGAGGACGTCGCTTCGCTGGACGCGTACCCGGACCCGGCGGGCGACGCGCCGCACCTGGAGGCGGGCATCGCCTTCGACCTGACGCGCTCTCTGCGCGGCGGGCAGCGCTGGATCCTGATGGAGCAGGCGACGGGCGCCGTGAACTGGCGGGCCCGCAACGCCCCGAAACGTCCCGGCATGATGCGCGCCCTGAGTCATCAGGCGCTCGCGCACGGCGCGGACGGCATCATGTTCTTCCAGTGGCGCGCGTCGGTGGCGGGCGCCGAGAAGTACCACAGCGGCATGGTGGGACACGTCCCGCCGGAACGGTCGCGCGTGTGGCGCGAGGCGCGCGATTTCGGGCAGGAACTGCGCACGCTCGGGTTCCTGAAGGGCGCGCGCGTCCGGGCGCGGGTGGGCGTGATGTTCGACTGGTCGTCGTGGTGGGCGCTGGAGCAGGCGAGCCAGCCGGCCGAAACGCCGCTCATGCCGCAGGTGCAGGCGTGGTACGCGGCGCTGCGCGGGCTGGGCGTCAACGTGGACTTCGTGCCGCCGGACGGGGACCTCTCCCGGTACGACGTGATGACCCTCCCGCAGCAGTACCTGCTCGGCCGGGCGGACAGCGAGCGCCTGCGCGCCTACGTGCGGGACGGCGGGACGCTCGTGATGGGACCGTACAGCGCCGTGGTGGACGAGCACGACCACGTCATGCCGGGCGGGTACCCCGGCCTGCTGCAGGACGTGCTGGGCGCGTGGGTGGAGGAATGGGTGCCGCTGCAGGACGGCGGCACGAACCACGTGACCTGGGCGGACTCCGGCGAGCGCACGGTCGCCGGGCAGTGGTGCGAGGTGCTGCACGCGGACGGGGCCGAGGTGCTCGCCACCTTCGGGGAGGATTACTTCGCGGGCGGTGCGGCCGTGACGCGGCACGCCTTCGGGCAGGGCCGCGCGTACTACCTGGGAACGCAGCTTCCGCACGGTTCGCTGCAGACGCTGCTGGCGGGCGCGCTGGACGCTGCGGGCGTGCCGACGGCCCTGCTGCCCGCGCACCTCGACGTGACGGTGTCCGACGTGGACGGCGCAAGGCTGCTGCACGTCGTGAACATGCACCCGGCGCAGCACGTGCACCTGCACGTGCCCGGCGGCCGGGACGCAGCCCGGCCCGCCGAGACGCTGGAGTCCCTGAGCCTCGCACCCTACGGGGTGCAGATCGTGCAGTGCCCCGCCACCTTCGAGGTGAGCGACCTGCGCGTCACGGAGGCGCAGACCGCTCCCCGCCCCGTCTGA
- a CDS encoding carbohydrate ABC transporter permease has protein sequence MSARSLPRTDGAAPSRRSRDRTARFWLHAGLVPLALLFLAPLWLMLVFSTQPESAIFSPAPPVWFGGAFLENFRGLQADTNFLRALWNSVVISTLYTLLSMVFTSLAGFAFSKYSFPGRGLLFGLILATLTIPSFVTIIPQFILVARDLHLSNTYWAVLLPTLANTIGIFYMRQAFAAVPDDLLNAARIDGAGDLRLYAQIALPIVRPALAALAILLFLGSWNDYLWPLIVLTQKDSYTMPVALGTLVGLTRVSWGGIMVGTVMATVPFLALFLALQRQFVAGIAGGAVKD, from the coding sequence GTGAGCGCGCGCAGCCTGCCGCGCACGGACGGCGCGGCCCCGTCGCGGCGCTCGCGGGACCGGACGGCGCGCTTCTGGCTGCACGCGGGCCTCGTGCCGCTCGCGCTGCTGTTCCTCGCGCCGCTGTGGCTGATGCTGGTGTTCAGCACGCAGCCGGAGAGTGCCATCTTCAGTCCCGCGCCGCCCGTATGGTTCGGCGGGGCCTTCCTGGAGAACTTCCGGGGCCTGCAGGCCGACACGAACTTCCTGCGGGCCCTGTGGAACAGTGTCGTCATCTCGACTCTCTACACGCTGCTCAGCATGGTGTTCACGAGCCTCGCGGGCTTCGCGTTCTCGAAGTACAGCTTCCCGGGCCGTGGCCTGCTGTTCGGGCTGATCCTGGCGACGCTCACCATCCCGAGCTTCGTGACGATCATCCCGCAGTTCATCCTGGTGGCGCGCGACCTGCACCTCAGCAACACGTACTGGGCGGTGCTGCTCCCCACGCTCGCGAACACCATCGGGATCTTCTACATGCGTCAGGCGTTCGCGGCCGTGCCGGACGACCTGCTGAACGCCGCGCGCATCGACGGGGCGGGCGACCTGCGCCTGTACGCCCAGATCGCGCTGCCGATCGTGCGTCCGGCCCTCGCGGCGCTGGCGATCCTGCTGTTCCTGGGCAGCTGGAACGACTACCTGTGGCCGCTGATCGTGCTGACACAGAAGGACAGTTACACCATGCCGGTCGCGCTCGGCACGCTGGTCGGCCTGACGCGCGTCTCGTGGGGCGGCATCATGGTCGGCACGGTGATGGCGACCGTGCCTTTTCTCGCACTCTTTCTGGCGCTGCAGCGTCAATTCGTGGCCGGCATTGCCGGCGGGGCGGTCAAGGACTGA
- a CDS encoding carbohydrate ABC transporter permease, translating into MTSLPARTARRPRVPVAPYLFILPYLLIFASFWAWPIVSSFLMSFRDSRLGPSAPLGLSNWSRLLSDESFRTALQNTLVILAIQVPLMLTLATALAVALNSRLLRAQGLFRFAFFAPLVVGTVAYSAVFRLLFNTDYGMVNRALTGLGLPAVDWLNQPVPAMTVIILAMTWRWTGYNAIILLAGLQGIREDVYEAASLDGATPAQQFWRITLPLLRPSLLFCLVLSVIGTLQLFTESSLITGSGPGNATLTLGTYLYQQGFQSFNFGYSSAIAYAVAALAAVFSAVQLRLFGRDG; encoded by the coding sequence ATGACGAGCCTGCCCGCACGGACGGCGAGGCGCCCCCGGGTGCCGGTCGCGCCGTATCTGTTCATTCTGCCGTACCTGCTGATCTTCGCGTCGTTCTGGGCGTGGCCGATCGTCAGTTCCTTCCTGATGTCCTTCCGGGACTCGCGGCTCGGTCCGTCCGCGCCGTTGGGGCTGAGCAACTGGTCCCGGCTCCTGAGTGACGAGTCGTTCCGGACGGCGCTGCAGAACACCCTGGTGATCCTGGCGATTCAGGTGCCGCTGATGCTGACGCTCGCCACCGCGCTCGCCGTGGCCCTCAACAGCCGCCTGCTGCGCGCGCAGGGCCTCTTCCGCTTCGCGTTCTTCGCGCCGCTGGTGGTCGGTACGGTCGCGTACTCCGCCGTGTTCCGCCTGCTGTTCAACACCGACTACGGCATGGTGAACCGCGCCCTGACGGGCCTGGGCCTGCCCGCCGTGGACTGGCTGAACCAGCCGGTGCCCGCCATGACGGTCATCATCCTGGCCATGACGTGGCGCTGGACGGGCTACAACGCCATCATCCTGCTCGCGGGCCTGCAGGGCATCCGCGAGGACGTGTACGAGGCCGCTTCTCTCGACGGGGCGACGCCCGCGCAGCAGTTCTGGCGCATCACGCTGCCGCTGCTGCGGCCCAGCCTGCTGTTCTGCCTAGTGCTCAGCGTGATCGGGACGCTGCAGCTGTTCACGGAGTCGTCCCTCATCACCGGCAGCGGTCCCGGCAACGCCACCCTGACGCTCGGCACGTACCTGTACCAGCAGGGCTTCCAGTCCTTCAACTTCGGGTACTCCAGCGCCATCGCGTACGCCGTCGCGGCCCTGGCCGCCGTGTTCAGCGCCGTGCAGCTGCGCCTGTTCGGGCGGGACGGGTGA